From the genome of Alosa sapidissima isolate fAloSap1 chromosome 14, fAloSap1.pri, whole genome shotgun sequence, one region includes:
- the igfbp7 gene encoding insulin-like growth factor-binding protein 7 has product MLTFSVLVLVLSVLTASSTRVTRSCGECVPEKCAPLPADGCTAGTVMDSCGCCSVCAAGPGDACGGRGSSAKRCAPGLECVKSDTDKKSKLGTCVCKSNYPVCGTDGINYVTGCDLRAASQKAVKDGKPEIAVQNKGMCAQAPVIVTAPGEVWNVTGSQVYLSCEAIGVPTPVVTWKKIVPGKGRTELLPGDRDNLAIQTRGGPEKHEVTGWVLISPLTKQEAGVYECHANNLRGEAFSTGTIHVVDSEDDIPAATKVTKDDEL; this is encoded by the exons ATGTTAACTTTTTCCGTTCTTGTACTCGTGCTGTCGGTTTTAACCGCATCATCGACGCGCGTTACGCGCAGCTGTGGTGAATGTGTCCCGGAGAAGTGCGCGCCACTGCCTGCTGATGGCTGCACTGCCGGTACCGTGATGGACTCGTGCGGCTGCTGCTCCGTTTGCGCCGCGGGCCCGGGAGATGCCTGCGGGGGCCGAGGATCATCCGCCAAGCGCTGCGCGCCCGGTCTCGAGTGTGTGAAGAGTGACACAGACAAGAAGAGTAAATTGGGCACGTGCGTGTGCAAAAGCAACTACCCGGTATGTGGCACCGACGGTATTAACTACGTGACTGGCTGTGACCTCCGCGCCGCGAGCCAGAAGGCAGTGAAGGACGGGAAGCCCGAGATCGCCGTGCAGAACAAGGGCATGTGCGCACAGG CCCCTGTGATCGTGACAGCTCCAGGTGAAGTGTGGAATGTGACCGGCTCTCAGGTGTACCTGAGCTGTGAGGCCATCGGCGTCCCCACACCTGTGGTCACCTGgaagaag ATTGTGCCCGGCAAGGGCAGGACTGAGCTGTTGCCTGGTGACCGTGACAACCTGGCTATCCAGACCCGCGGGGGCCCTGAGAAACACGAGGTCACCGGATGGGTTCTG ATCTCCCCCCTGACGAAGCAGGAGGCCGGAGTGTATGAGTGTCATGCAAATAACCTGCGTGGGGAAGCCTTCTCCACCGGAACCATCCACGTGGTCGACTCCGAGGACGACATCCCCGCCGCAACCAAgg TGACCAAAGACGACGAGCTGTGA